Proteins encoded together in one Caldicellulosiruptor saccharolyticus DSM 8903 window:
- a CDS encoding PRC-barrel domain-containing protein, whose translation MQVSFKRLKGRTAVLVDGRFLGNICNMFFLDSNIHGFQIQKNAIFRVPSNIYILANDVESVNNELLIVSRSVLYIEQSYLVKADEILSKEVIGEGGNLIGIVDDILFDSESLKITGYEVVESIWSYIKNKKIILSPEEIILKENKILS comes from the coding sequence ATGCAAGTTTCTTTCAAGAGATTAAAGGGCAGAACAGCAGTTTTAGTAGATGGGAGATTTTTGGGAAATATTTGTAATATGTTTTTTTTAGATAGCAATATTCATGGTTTTCAAATACAGAAAAATGCAATATTTAGAGTACCATCTAATATTTACATTCTGGCAAATGATGTTGAATCAGTAAATAATGAACTTTTAATTGTTTCAAGGTCTGTTTTATATATAGAGCAATCTTATCTAGTCAAAGCAGATGAGATACTTTCAAAAGAGGTTATTGGTGAGGGGGGTAATTTAATTGGAATAGTAGATGACATATTGTTTGACTCTGAAAGTCTTAAAATAACTGGTTATGAGGTTGTGGAAAGTATTTGGAGCTATATCAAAAATAAAAAAATAATATTGAGTCCTGAGGAAATAATATTAAAAGAGAACAAAATATTAAGCTGA
- the cmk gene encoding (d)CMP kinase produces the protein MKKINIAIDGPAGAGKSTISKLLAKKLGYIHIDTGAMYRAIGLKVLNSNIKSNEVEKILEVLDNTDIQIKIVAGSQLVLLDGEDVTEKIRQPSVSMYASDVSKIKEVREKLVKIQQDLAKQKGVIMDGRDIGTYVLPDAELKIFLTATAEERAKRRFLELKEKGYEVDYYQLLDEIKQRDLNDMTRELAPLRVAEDAIVIDSTNLTIEEVLQKVLELFYKVIGNEV, from the coding sequence ATGAAAAAAATCAACATAGCCATTGATGGTCCTGCTGGGGCTGGAAAGAGTACCATTTCAAAACTTTTAGCTAAAAAACTTGGATACATTCACATCGACACTGGTGCAATGTACAGAGCAATAGGATTGAAGGTTCTAAATAGTAATATAAAATCTAATGAAGTAGAGAAAATACTTGAAGTTTTGGACAACACAGATATCCAAATTAAGATTGTTGCTGGAAGTCAGCTTGTGCTTTTAGATGGAGAAGATGTTACAGAAAAAATAAGACAGCCAAGTGTTTCGATGTATGCATCTGATGTATCCAAAATAAAAGAGGTAAGAGAGAAGCTTGTCAAAATTCAACAGGATTTAGCAAAACAAAAAGGCGTAATAATGGACGGGAGAGACATTGGCACATATGTTTTGCCTGATGCTGAACTAAAGATATTCTTGACAGCAACGGCAGAGGAAAGAGCAAAGAGAAGATTTTTAGAATTAAAGGAAAAAGGCTATGAAGTTGATTATTATCAACTTCTTGATGAGATAAAGCAAAGAGACCTTAATGACATGACACGAGAGCTTGCACCACTTAGGGTTGCAGAAGATGCTATTGTAATTGACTCTACTAACCTGACAATTGAAGAAGTTTTACAAAAGGTTTTAGAGCTATTTTATAAGGTGATAGGAAATGAAGTATAA
- the aroH gene encoding chorismate mutase, which translates to MVFAIRGATTVDTDSKEDIIQSTQELLNEIIEKNQIKKDDIVFILFTMTKDLKSTFPAYAARLMGFTDVPLICAQELDIEGALEKCIRVLVLIQKDSVIKPKHVYLKRARSLREDLN; encoded by the coding sequence TTGGTTTTTGCAATCAGAGGAGCAACTACAGTTGATACAGATTCGAAAGAGGATATAATTCAATCAACACAAGAGCTTTTAAATGAGATTATTGAAAAAAATCAGATCAAAAAAGATGATATTGTTTTTATTTTATTTACAATGACAAAGGATTTAAAATCAACATTTCCTGCATATGCAGCAAGACTAATGGGTTTTACAGATGTGCCATTGATATGCGCTCAAGAACTTGACATTGAAGGTGCGCTTGAAAAGTGTATAAGAGTCCTTGTACTTATCCAGAAAGATTCAGTTATCAAACCCAAACATGTTTATTTGAAAAGAGCAAGGTCTTTGAGAGAAGATTTGAATTGA
- a CDS encoding lysophospholipid acyltransferase family protein, producing MKYNFLVNIIRKVAYGILKCIFLIRVEGRENIPNAPYIICANHRSYLDPVLIILIFDERVYFMAKSELFKIWWLSPIIRAFGAFPVKRGKSDIGAIRKAIEVVRSNNILGIFPEGKRNRTNEIVLRGEKGVATVIKATGAKVLPVAICGKVRLFGKITVRIGKPLEFTNTDEDNQKIVDTIMQNIKELILKTNNKKKEK from the coding sequence ATGAAGTATAATTTCCTTGTCAATATTATTCGAAAGGTGGCATATGGTATTTTAAAATGTATTTTCTTGATAAGGGTTGAAGGCAGAGAAAATATTCCAAATGCTCCATATATTATTTGTGCAAATCATAGAAGTTACCTTGATCCTGTGTTAATCATTCTGATATTTGATGAGCGGGTTTATTTTATGGCAAAAAGTGAACTTTTTAAAATATGGTGGCTTTCACCCATTATAAGAGCTTTTGGTGCTTTTCCTGTCAAAAGAGGAAAGAGTGATATTGGTGCAATTAGAAAAGCAATAGAAGTTGTAAGGAGCAATAACATCTTGGGAATATTCCCCGAAGGTAAAAGAAATAGAACAAATGAGATAGTTTTAAGAGGAGAAAAAGGAGTTGCCACAGTCATAAAAGCAACTGGAGCAAAAGTGTTACCAGTTGCAATTTGTGGCAAGGTAAGACTGTTCGGCAAGATAACGGTTAGAATTGGCAAACCTCTTGAGTTTACAAATACAGATGAAGACAATCAGAAAATAGTTGATACGATTATGCAAAATATTAAAGAGCTCATTTTAAAAACAAACAACAAGAAAAAGGAGAAGTAG
- the ispH gene encoding 4-hydroxy-3-methylbut-2-enyl diphosphate reductase produces the protein MIIKVAKNAGFCFGVERAVNGVIAWAKANKDKSVKVYGMLIHNSYVIEKLKELNVKVIENINEIEKDDIVFIRSHGVSMEEFSEIEKRASKVYDFTCPYVKKIHEIVRENSENGLDVIVVGDINHPEVKGIIGHVEKDRKCIVIDSLEKAKDAISQLGRNAVVVCQTTFDNAKWCEIKEYIENNTEYKVFDTVCKATITRQEEAKVLALDVDVMLVIGDKKSSNTNKLYQAVKDIKPTFFIERPQDLEGIDFTKVKKIGITAGASTSQEQISEIVEILEKRFNQIDNQDFAKLLDKSFAEIKRGEIVKGKIIKVEQDYLLVDIGYKAEGIIYKNEIFKNANVNLKNIFNENEIIEAVVIKESDEEGNVVLSKLKADSIYGFNELMAKFESKTPIKIVVKQIRERSIVGEFRGINVFVPISQWAEEVSSSIIGKVFEVEIVDIDTDKKIAFGSRKFLLRQAQEKKIQQAIESLDFNKDYDGVIAEIRQKGIVVNFEGLRGFVPASEISYSKRIEDVKKLFKVGEQVKVRVIDIDKQKKQIYLSIKKTQEDEWIKKVKNLYLGMLVDVEVTKVLSFGLVVWILDCELDGFVHVSNIPLGYNQRLHSLYKVGDKIKAKIIEIDEQRRRIGLSLKDLYEEEEKIAEHKEDFVITIADIVNNIKLDS, from the coding sequence ATGATTATTAAAGTGGCAAAAAATGCAGGGTTTTGTTTTGGAGTTGAAAGAGCAGTAAATGGGGTTATTGCTTGGGCTAAAGCAAACAAGGACAAAAGCGTGAAGGTCTATGGTATGCTTATACATAATAGTTATGTTATTGAAAAACTTAAAGAATTGAATGTAAAGGTGATTGAAAATATAAATGAAATTGAAAAAGATGACATTGTATTTATTCGTTCACATGGTGTTTCAATGGAAGAGTTTTCTGAGATTGAAAAGAGAGCCTCTAAGGTCTATGATTTTACATGCCCATATGTCAAGAAAATTCATGAGATTGTAAGAGAAAACTCTGAAAATGGCTTGGATGTGATAGTTGTTGGCGATATAAATCATCCAGAAGTCAAGGGCATAATAGGTCATGTTGAAAAAGACAGAAAGTGCATAGTTATAGATAGTTTAGAAAAAGCCAAGGACGCCATAAGCCAATTAGGTAGAAATGCTGTTGTTGTATGCCAGACCACCTTTGACAATGCAAAGTGGTGTGAGATAAAAGAGTATATTGAAAACAATACAGAGTACAAGGTATTTGACACAGTTTGCAAAGCTACTATAACCCGACAAGAAGAGGCAAAAGTTCTTGCACTCGACGTTGACGTGATGCTTGTTATAGGAGATAAAAAGAGCTCTAATACTAACAAATTGTATCAGGCAGTTAAAGACATTAAGCCAACATTTTTTATAGAGAGACCCCAGGATTTAGAGGGTATTGATTTTACTAAGGTAAAAAAGATTGGGATAACAGCTGGTGCTTCTACTTCACAAGAGCAGATAAGTGAAATAGTAGAAATACTTGAAAAGAGATTTAATCAGATAGATAACCAAGACTTTGCGAAGCTTCTTGACAAAAGTTTTGCAGAAATAAAAAGAGGTGAGATAGTAAAAGGAAAAATAATAAAAGTTGAACAAGACTATCTGCTTGTTGACATTGGATACAAGGCAGAAGGAATAATTTACAAAAATGAAATTTTCAAAAATGCCAATGTAAACTTGAAAAATATATTTAATGAAAATGAAATAATAGAAGCTGTGGTCATTAAAGAGTCTGATGAAGAAGGAAATGTTGTATTGTCAAAACTGAAAGCTGACAGTATTTACGGATTTAATGAACTTATGGCAAAGTTTGAGAGCAAAACGCCGATTAAGATTGTTGTAAAACAGATTAGAGAAAGGAGTATTGTAGGTGAGTTCAGAGGAATTAATGTGTTTGTTCCCATTTCCCAATGGGCAGAAGAGGTGTCATCTTCTATCATAGGAAAAGTTTTTGAAGTTGAAATTGTTGATATTGATACCGATAAAAAGATAGCTTTTGGGAGTAGAAAATTTCTGTTGCGACAAGCTCAAGAGAAAAAAATACAGCAGGCTATAGAAAGTCTTGATTTTAATAAAGACTATGATGGAGTAATAGCCGAGATAAGACAAAAAGGAATTGTAGTTAATTTTGAAGGTTTACGTGGTTTTGTGCCAGCAAGTGAGATTAGTTATTCTAAAAGAATTGAGGATGTAAAAAAATTGTTTAAGGTAGGAGAACAGGTTAAGGTAAGGGTAATTGATATAGACAAACAAAAAAAGCAGATTTACTTAAGTATAAAAAAGACCCAAGAAGATGAATGGATAAAAAAGGTAAAAAACTTGTATTTAGGCATGCTTGTAGATGTAGAGGTAACAAAGGTACTTTCATTTGGACTTGTTGTTTGGATTTTAGACTGTGAACTGGATGGGTTTGTGCATGTGTCTAATATTCCACTTGGTTATAACCAAAGACTGCACAGTTTATACAAAGTTGGAGATAAAATAAAAGCAAAGATAATTGAAATTGATGAGCAAAGGCGAAGAATAGGTCTTTCTCTCAAGGATTTATATGAAGAGGAGGAAAAAATTGCTGAGCACAAAGAAGATTTTGTTATAACTATCGCTGATATTGTGAATAATATAAAGTTAGACAGCTAA